One window from the genome of Fulvivirga lutea encodes:
- a CDS encoding glycosyltransferase: MPHDLKEVQQKVDLHESEINSKLDKLRHKLAKIDDDLSVINNKQNNTFNKQIAKIEELQIRNSNLSKQNDELKNEIKSLLKDKNNLRTSLQEKEKQLSDYWETIQKLRIKGRLKRLLPQFFFSSKENELNRNEDSILESYDSNESSPKKKLSKKLTIDLKSQKKLNKEIRGLWYNYSEETLFDLNRILSDTKSNPPTISYISYHIALWYAAINNWKESLHFQSKIVENTLPKELISQVVLLKFFTKLHLKENVGESLLLPKNNANDIALRFLEAFSTEMEKGQKAFENCLNQTYQSIESVNFFKNSGANTSKGIAKNSRLNVPEVTIFLPYFAPNDSLPVVLESLTNQSIRITKIVIITNQELNVNNALSVGDENIQLIKVPSPSEFISTVNQLILTVSTEFILVMTELGVIQFNLIEKMTAEFENDSDIKLLFPVTARVNRNFEFIPYLSDQGVSLTSNTDISCCLIKSQVLNENSGFFNIKTDSLFEFKSRLESLYSKGSCKEFRTALPSYIEINPDEKDIKSEYFGAVREFRESRKFLFKKNVSDGSPDISRVPNYLTYDVNNKKRYDLIVIADFNLNGGAYVSTFHYVKAALASLLNVAIVQWRRYDLNPELELKDEVRQLIADSKIDILTFEDIAETDTVIVGYPVIANKKLDLVPNIKCNNFLVLVNQSAERLYTGEDVAYVPTEVYNKLQNLFNTNPTWVPISGIIRNLMIGDDRFENCHKENWTPLIDIDQWCTNDLFWRREEHKIPVIGRHSRDHYTKWPSDRESLISAYCVNKDCEFRVLGGADHAINLIGFNPENWNVLNFEPNPQVFLSQLDFFIHYPHEECVEAFGRAVLEAMAMGIPVILPPIFKDTFEDYALYAEPEHVWDKISALWDDEKKYLAQASLSRKFVLERAGYNQLKGRLKRLN; the protein is encoded by the coding sequence ATGCCACACGATTTAAAAGAAGTTCAACAAAAAGTTGATCTACATGAATCTGAGATCAATTCAAAATTAGATAAGCTAAGGCATAAATTAGCAAAGATAGATGATGACTTGAGTGTCATTAACAACAAGCAAAATAATACTTTTAACAAGCAGATAGCAAAAATTGAAGAACTTCAGATTCGGAATAGTAACTTATCCAAACAGAATGATGAACTAAAAAATGAAATCAAATCCTTGTTGAAGGATAAGAATAATCTAAGAACTAGTTTACAAGAAAAGGAAAAACAGCTTTCAGATTATTGGGAGACTATTCAGAAATTGAGGATAAAAGGAAGACTTAAAAGGTTATTGCCACAGTTTTTTTTTTCAAGCAAGGAAAATGAACTAAATCGTAATGAAGACTCTATTTTGGAATCTTACGATAGTAATGAAAGTTCCCCTAAGAAGAAATTATCTAAAAAATTAACCATCGATTTAAAATCTCAAAAGAAGCTAAATAAAGAAATAAGAGGGTTGTGGTATAATTATTCAGAAGAAACCCTCTTCGATTTAAATCGAATTTTATCAGACACTAAATCGAATCCGCCAACCATATCTTACATCAGTTATCACATTGCTTTATGGTATGCAGCAATTAATAATTGGAAGGAATCTTTACATTTTCAGAGCAAGATAGTTGAAAACACTTTGCCAAAAGAATTAATTAGTCAAGTCGTACTTTTAAAGTTCTTCACGAAGCTTCATTTGAAGGAAAATGTTGGTGAGTCACTTTTGTTGCCTAAGAATAATGCTAATGACATAGCATTGAGATTTTTGGAAGCCTTTTCCACTGAAATGGAAAAAGGGCAAAAGGCATTTGAAAATTGTTTGAATCAGACATATCAAAGTATTGAGTCAGTCAATTTTTTCAAAAATAGTGGTGCTAACACCTCTAAAGGAATAGCTAAAAACAGTAGGCTAAATGTTCCTGAAGTAACGATTTTCTTACCATATTTTGCCCCTAACGATAGTTTACCTGTTGTTTTAGAAAGTTTAACTAACCAGTCAATTAGAATTACCAAAATTGTAATAATAACTAATCAGGAATTGAACGTAAATAACGCTTTAAGTGTAGGTGACGAAAACATTCAATTAATTAAGGTGCCCTCTCCGAGTGAGTTCATAAGTACAGTCAATCAATTAATTTTGACTGTTTCTACTGAGTTCATTTTAGTAATGACCGAACTGGGGGTAATTCAATTCAATTTGATTGAGAAAATGACGGCTGAATTTGAAAATGATTCAGACATAAAATTATTATTTCCTGTTACGGCTCGTGTGAATAGGAACTTTGAATTTATACCATATTTGAGTGATCAAGGTGTGAGCCTAACTAGCAATACTGATATTTCGTGCTGTTTGATCAAATCACAAGTATTAAATGAGAATTCTGGTTTTTTTAATATAAAAACAGACTCACTTTTTGAATTTAAAAGTAGACTCGAAAGTTTGTACTCCAAAGGTTCGTGCAAAGAATTTCGAACAGCTTTGCCAAGTTACATTGAGATAAATCCAGATGAAAAAGACATTAAGTCCGAATATTTCGGTGCAGTAAGAGAATTTAGGGAATCACGTAAATTTTTATTTAAAAAAAATGTGTCTGATGGATCACCAGACATATCTCGAGTCCCTAATTATTTGACTTACGATGTTAATAACAAGAAGAGATATGATTTAATCGTTATTGCTGACTTTAATCTTAATGGTGGTGCTTATGTATCAACTTTTCATTACGTTAAAGCTGCATTAGCTTCGTTATTAAATGTAGCAATAGTTCAATGGAGGAGGTATGATCTCAACCCGGAGTTAGAGTTGAAAGATGAGGTTAGGCAATTGATTGCAGATTCAAAAATTGATATTTTGACATTTGAAGATATCGCGGAAACTGATACCGTGATCGTTGGATACCCAGTTATAGCCAACAAAAAATTGGATTTAGTCCCGAACATTAAATGTAATAATTTTTTAGTTTTAGTAAATCAATCTGCCGAAAGGTTATACACAGGTGAAGATGTAGCGTATGTGCCTACTGAAGTTTACAATAAACTGCAAAATTTATTCAATACCAATCCGACTTGGGTACCTATTTCTGGAATTATAAGAAACTTGATGATAGGTGATGATAGGTTCGAAAATTGCCATAAAGAGAATTGGACCCCGCTTATTGACATCGATCAATGGTGTACAAATGATTTGTTTTGGCGCAGAGAAGAACATAAAATTCCGGTAATTGGACGTCATTCTAGGGATCATTACACTAAATGGCCCTCAGATAGAGAATCATTAATAAGTGCCTATTGTGTAAATAAGGATTGTGAGTTTAGAGTATTAGGGGGAGCTGATCATGCAATAAATCTTATTGGTTTTAATCCCGAAAACTGGAATGTTTTAAATTTCGAGCCCAACCCACAAGTTTTTCTTTCTCAACTAGATTTTTTTATTCATTATCCTCACGAAGAATGTGTAGAGGCATTTGGAAGAGCCGTCTTAGAGGCAATGGCTATGGGAATTCCTGTAATTTTACCCCCTATTTTTAAAGACACCTTTGAGGATTACGCACTTTATGCAGAACCTGAACATGTTTGGGACAAGATATCAGCATTATGGGATGATGAGAAAAAGTATTTAGCTCAAGCCTCACTTTCTAGAAAATTTGTGCTTGAAAGAGCCGGTTACAACCAACTTAAAGGTCGATTAAAGAGGTTGAATTAG